A genomic stretch from Planktothrix sp. FACHB-1365 includes:
- a CDS encoding non-ribosomal peptide synthetase yields MNTIEFVNHLRKLNIKLFLEGDRLRCKAPEGILTPALKSEISDRKAEIISFLQQANLQTNTTAIAPISRAENNTFPLSFTQEGLWFLYELQPNSPFYNIPLNLHFSGQLNIATLESSLQLLIDRHEILRANFIIIDGKPAQVINKSKDFSLPVVDLRSLSASKRDLEYHKLNSIAASYVFNLTEEPLLWVKLVQLTPTENVLLLTIHHIIFDGWSVNIFLQELTTIYSALAERSQPNLPQINLQYVDFAVWQQQWLQGEVLESQLAYWLQKLALMPELLELPTARPRPAVQSFRGKTQVFTIEPDISEALVNLSQQQGVTLFMLLLTAFKVLLYRYTNQPDIVVGSTVANRQNPQLQGILGFFVNTLVLRTDLSDNPTFLELLQQVKKVVLEAYDRQELPFDKLVEALRPERNLSYSPLLQIDFSLEHEATSAINIKDLTITTSNPETNHTAKFDLSLSLQKTERGLTGGFEYSTDLFDATTIARMIEHWQTLLAGIVANPEQKLSDLPILTTIEKHRLLVEWNQNQQDYPKNLCIHQLFEAQVEQTPDAVAVIFKDEQLTYRELNTKANQLAHHLQALGVKPETLVGICVERSFEMIVGLLGILKAGGAYVPIDPAYPSERIAYMLDDSQLSVLLTQQKLVALLPEHQARVVCLDSDWEEISNLCEFAPQSDVTPENLAYVIYTSGSTGKPKGVTIQHQSLVNYIHAVSIEYEIKKGDRILQFASISFDASAEEIYPCLTSGATLVLRTDSMLDSASVFLKKCSTWNLTILSLPTAYWHELTTRLSQENLVFPPSLRLVIIGGEKALLERLKTWQECVGQQVRLVNTYGPTEATVVATIYDLSKTDPTLTHLPIGRPICNVQTYILDRYLQPVPVGVPGELHIGGVGLARGYLNRPDLTNEKFIPNPFSNDPNSRLYKTGDLARYLPDGNIEFLGRVDNQVKIRGFRIELGEIEAALAQHPAIGETAVIANENITGNQQLVAYFVPKAEVKPSINDLRHFLKHQLPDYMIPSVFVTLEHLPLTPNGKIDHRALPVPEIRPELELTFVAPRTPLEEILANLWAEVLGLKQIGIYDNFFSLGGHSLLATQIVSKISTNLGIEIPLRHLFEFPTIAELAEEIEVLLGSEQSAQRIPILPIQRTTEIPLSFAQARLWFLDQLQPESAFYNIPHIFRLHGQLNIKILENSLNEIIRRHEALRTNFTTNDGNPVQIIRPYLHLELLILNVLDLSDEARESEAQRLVNQFANQPFNLQNEPLIRSYLLQLGEQDYIFLLVLHHIVADGWSMEILERELSTIYTALCNHQAPALPELPIQYADFSVWQRDWLAGEIFQRQLNYWQQQLQGIPSLLELPTDRPRPAIQTYRGAHQSFQLSTELSEAIISLSKRMSVTPFMLLLAAFQTLLYRYTGQDDIVVGTPIANRHYRDIEGLIGFFVNTLALRANNLSLNPSFEDLLSQVREVTLGAYAHQDMPFEELVEALQPERSLSYSPIFQVMFGVENESIFNFSLPELKVSPITAETRSAKFDLDLSIQNTPKGWIGIWEYNTDLFDGTTIARMTEHFQTLLAGIVTNPKTLISELPLLTATQQHQLLVKWNYTQKDYPFEKCIHRLFQEQVKLTPDAVAVVIEGEQLTYRELNARANQLAHYLQTFGVKAEVLVGICIERSLEMVVGLLGILKAGGAYVPIDPAYPSERKAFILEDTSVPVVLTQFRFVESLPQHQARVVCLDCDWEEISQYSEENPINKVTPDNLVYVIYTSGSTGQPKGVLIEHQALVNHSVSIAKHYDLQVTDRVLQFASISFDVAAEELFPTWISGGTVVLRPGSTPPTIAEFQELINREKLTVLNLPASYWQEWVSVLENSEIQLPSSLRLVVVGNEKVLPDKLINWQKIVGNRIRWINAYGLTETTITSTIYEPDIWKEKNSADIKTVPIGRPISNTQIYVLDAHLQPVPIGVPGELHIGGAGLARGYLNRPNLTAEKFISNPFSSNSKARLYKTGDKVRYLPDGNIEYLGRLDNQVKIRGFRIELGEIETVLNSHPAVQEAVVIQREDIPEQKRLVAYLVAKQRNKDSGNLSVQNIRAFISSYLPDYMIPSAFVTIPALPLTPNGKVDRRQLPVPTENPSGMIELKSAPSSPTEILVSQIWAELLGLKQVGVNNNFFELGGNSLLVIRLLSQLHQVCGVDIPIHRLFEFPTVAGIAQLIDKIRLVGTIDNLAENILDLSAEAVLEEEIRPQSLTFNEVSEPKCIFLTDAIGFVGSYLLYELLQQTTADIYCLVNASNSDEAKNRLQTQLEFYSLWQSSFSSRILPVIGNLSQPLLGITTAEFENLANQIDVIYHSGECNNVIYPYAALKAVNVTATQEVLRLASQIKIKPVHFISTLGVFYSPHYFQRQLIAESDPLDCSQGLTSGYGQSKWVAEKLMMMARERGLPVCIYRLGRFAGHSQTGAVATDDWLFRMIKGCIQLGMFPESEMMIEMIPIDYASKAIVCISQAKSSLEKAFHITNHHQISWEYLTNWIQKFGYPVRQVSFEKWHEELISHLNYFPENALHSLLTIFSKESDSQKIEFKFDNQNTLKALSGTEICCPPLNAELLNIYFSYFLKIGFLSTPEPTTLV; encoded by the coding sequence ATGAATACGATTGAGTTTGTTAATCACCTCCGAAAGTTAAATATTAAGCTGTTTCTGGAAGGTGATCGCCTGCGCTGCAAGGCTCCTGAAGGGATTCTTACCCCTGCTCTCAAGTCAGAAATTAGCGATCGCAAAGCTGAGATTATCTCGTTTTTGCAACAAGCCAATCTTCAAACTAATACCACTGCGATCGCTCCCATATCCAGAGCAGAAAACAATACCTTTCCTCTTTCCTTTACTCAAGAAGGACTTTGGTTCCTCTACGAATTACAGCCTAACAGCCCCTTCTATAACATTCCTCTGAACTTGCATTTTAGCGGTCAACTCAATATTGCCACATTGGAATCGAGCTTGCAATTACTGATCGATCGCCATGAAATCTTACGCGCTAACTTTATTATCATAGATGGAAAACCTGCTCAAGTCATAAATAAGAGCAAAGATTTTTCTTTACCAGTCGTTGATTTACGTTCTTTGTCAGCTAGCAAACGAGATTTGGAGTATCATAAATTAAATTCTATTGCAGCCAGCTATGTATTTAATCTGACCGAAGAACCTTTATTATGGGTAAAATTAGTTCAGCTTACCCCAACAGAAAATGTTTTATTGCTAACAATTCATCACATTATATTTGATGGGTGGTCTGTTAATATTTTCCTTCAGGAATTAACGACAATTTACTCAGCTTTGGCTGAACGAAGTCAACCCAATCTGCCCCAAATAAATCTTCAGTATGTAGATTTTGCTGTGTGGCAACAGCAATGGTTACAGGGAGAAGTTCTAGAATCTCAACTCGCTTACTGGCTGCAAAAGCTAGCTCTAATGCCAGAGTTGTTAGAATTGCCAACAGCTCGTCCCCGACCAGCAGTTCAATCCTTTCGCGGAAAAACCCAAGTTTTCACTATTGAGCCAGACATTAGTGAAGCACTCGTAAATTTGAGTCAGCAACAAGGAGTGACGCTTTTTATGTTGCTCCTCACAGCATTTAAAGTATTACTCTATCGCTACACCAATCAACCCGATATTGTAGTTGGTTCGACTGTGGCGAACCGCCAGAATCCTCAACTACAAGGAATACTCGGATTTTTTGTGAATACTTTAGTGCTACGCACAGATTTATCAGATAATCCTACCTTTCTGGAGTTATTACAACAAGTTAAAAAAGTTGTCTTAGAAGCTTACGATCGTCAAGAATTACCATTTGATAAGTTAGTCGAAGCATTACGCCCAGAGCGAAATTTAAGCTATTCACCTTTATTGCAAATAGATTTTTCTTTAGAACATGAGGCGACTTCTGCTATTAACATCAAAGATTTAACAATTACCACATCTAATCCTGAAACCAATCATACAGCTAAATTTGATTTAAGCTTATCGTTGCAGAAAACCGAGCGAGGATTAACAGGAGGATTTGAATATAGTACAGACCTATTTGATGCCACCACCATTGCCAGAATGATAGAGCATTGGCAAACGTTGTTGGCTGGTATTGTAGCCAATCCAGAACAAAAGCTATCAGATTTACCTATTTTGACGACGATTGAAAAACACAGATTATTAGTAGAGTGGAATCAAAACCAACAAGACTATCCGAAGAATCTATGTATTCATCAATTATTTGAAGCACAAGTAGAACAAACACCAGATGCCGTAGCAGTAATTTTTAAAGACGAACAGCTAACCTACCGAGAACTAAACACCAAGGCTAACCAGTTAGCACACCATTTACAAGCACTGGGGGTAAAACCAGAAACACTGGTAGGCATCTGCGTCGAACGTTCCTTTGAAATGATCGTAGGACTGTTAGGCATTCTCAAAGCGGGTGGTGCTTATGTACCCATAGACCCTGCTTATCCATCTGAGCGAATTGCATATATGCTTGATGATTCGCAATTATCAGTTTTATTAACTCAACAAAAACTGGTTGCCTTGTTACCAGAGCATCAAGCACGGGTAGTCTGCTTAGATTCTGATTGGGAAGAAATCTCTAATTTATGTGAATTTGCGCCTCAAAGTGATGTGACACCGGAAAACTTAGCTTATGTAATCTATACCTCCGGTTCAACTGGGAAACCAAAGGGAGTAACTATCCAACATCAGTCTTTGGTGAATTATATCCATGCCGTCAGTATTGAATATGAGATAAAAAAAGGCGATCGCATTTTGCAGTTTGCCTCGATTAGTTTTGATGCTAGTGCTGAAGAAATCTACCCCTGCTTGACTTCAGGTGCAACGCTTGTCTTACGAACCGATTCTATGTTGGATTCAGCTAGTGTGTTTTTGAAAAAGTGCAGCACTTGGAACTTAACCATCCTGAGTCTACCAACAGCCTACTGGCACGAACTAACAACAAGATTAAGCCAGGAAAACCTGGTATTTCCCCCATCATTACGCTTGGTCATCATTGGTGGAGAAAAAGCTCTGTTAGAACGATTAAAAACCTGGCAGGAGTGTGTAGGGCAACAAGTACGTCTGGTAAACACTTATGGCCCTACAGAGGCTACTGTCGTAGCAACAATCTACGACTTATCAAAAACAGACCCCACATTGACACATTTGCCAATTGGTCGTCCAATTTGTAATGTGCAGACATATATTTTAGATCGCTATCTCCAACCTGTTCCTGTAGGCGTTCCTGGGGAATTGCACATTGGTGGTGTGGGGCTAGCGCGAGGCTACCTCAACCGTCCCGATTTAACTAATGAAAAATTTATCCCTAACCCGTTTAGTAATGACCCAAACTCTCGCCTCTACAAAACTGGAGATTTAGCCCGTTATTTACCAGATGGTAACATTGAGTTTTTAGGTCGGGTTGACAATCAGGTTAAGATACGCGGTTTCCGGATCGAATTAGGCGAAATTGAAGCCGCATTAGCCCAACATCCAGCTATAGGAGAAACAGCAGTCATTGCCAATGAAAATATCACAGGCAACCAACAATTAGTTGCTTATTTCGTTCCCAAAGCCGAAGTCAAACCAAGCATTAACGATCTGCGACATTTCCTCAAACACCAACTTCCCGATTACATGATTCCCAGTGTTTTTGTCACACTGGAACACTTACCTCTAACCCCAAATGGGAAAATTGACCATCGTGCTTTACCAGTCCCAGAAATTCGACCGGAACTAGAATTAACTTTTGTTGCACCGCGCACTCCCCTAGAAGAAATATTAGCCAATCTTTGGGCAGAGGTACTGGGACTTAAACAAATAGGCATTTATGATAACTTCTTTAGCTTGGGAGGGCATTCCTTATTAGCAACTCAAATAGTCTCTAAAATTAGTACAAATTTAGGGATAGAAATCCCCTTACGTCATCTCTTTGAATTTCCCACGATTGCGGAACTAGCAGAAGAAATTGAAGTCTTATTAGGGAGCGAACAATCTGCACAAAGGATACCCATTTTACCCATTCAGAGGACAACGGAAATTCCCTTATCCTTTGCCCAAGCTAGACTGTGGTTCCTTGACCAATTACAACCAGAAAGTGCCTTCTACAACATCCCACATATTTTCCGGTTGCACGGTCAACTCAATATCAAGATTTTAGAGAATAGCCTCAACGAAATTATTCGCCGTCACGAAGCGTTACGAACAAACTTTACTACAAACGATGGAAACCCTGTTCAAATTATTCGCCCCTATCTTCACTTGGAATTGCTGATTCTCAATGTATTAGACCTATCTGATGAAGCTAGAGAAAGTGAAGCACAAAGATTAGTGAATCAGTTCGCCAATCAACCGTTCAACCTTCAGAACGAACCTTTAATCAGAAGCTATTTACTGCAATTAGGTGAACAAGACTATATCTTTTTATTAGTCTTACACCATATTGTAGCTGATGGCTGGTCAATGGAAATACTCGAACGAGAATTAAGCACAATCTACACAGCATTGTGTAATCATCAAGCTCCAGCCTTACCAGAATTACCGATACAATATGCTGACTTCAGTGTTTGGCAACGGGACTGGTTAGCAGGTGAAATCTTCCAAAGACAGCTTAACTATTGGCAACAACAACTCCAAGGGATTCCTTCTTTATTAGAATTACCCACAGACCGACCTAGACCAGCAATTCAAACTTACCGAGGCGCACATCAATCTTTTCAACTTTCTACCGAATTAAGCGAAGCCATCATTTCACTTTCTAAGCGAATGAGTGTTACCCCATTTATGTTGCTTTTAGCAGCATTTCAAACCTTGCTATATCGTTATACAGGTCAAGATGATATTGTAGTGGGTACACCGATCGCTAATCGTCATTATCGGGACATAGAGGGTTTGATTGGCTTTTTCGTCAATACTTTAGCTCTGAGAGCTAATAATTTATCCTTAAATCCCAGTTTTGAAGATTTACTGAGTCAAGTCAGGGAAGTGACATTGGGAGCTTATGCTCATCAAGATATGCCCTTTGAGGAGTTAGTAGAAGCATTGCAACCCGAACGTTCTTTAAGTTATTCACCTATATTCCAGGTAATGTTTGGAGTTGAAAATGAGTCGATATTTAATTTTTCATTGCCCGAATTAAAGGTCAGTCCAATCACAGCAGAAACTAGATCTGCTAAGTTTGATTTAGATTTATCGATCCAAAATACTCCTAAAGGTTGGATAGGGATATGGGAATATAATACTGACTTGTTTGATGGGACAACTATCGCTCGAATGACGGAGCATTTTCAAACTTTATTAGCAGGAATTGTTACTAATCCAAAAACGTTAATTTCCGAATTACCTCTATTGACAGCAACCCAACAGCATCAGTTGTTGGTAAAGTGGAATTATACTCAAAAAGATTATCCCTTCGAGAAGTGCATACATCGGTTATTTCAGGAACAAGTCAAATTAACTCCTGATGCTGTCGCAGTTGTTATCGAAGGAGAACAACTAACCTATCGAGAATTGAATGCCAGAGCCAATCAATTAGCACATTACTTGCAAACTTTTGGAGTCAAAGCTGAAGTTTTAGTAGGGATTTGCATAGAACGTTCCCTTGAGATGGTAGTAGGACTTTTAGGCATCCTCAAAGCAGGTGGTGCTTATGTTCCCATAGACCCTGCGTACCCATCTGAACGAAAGGCTTTCATACTAGAAGACACCTCTGTGCCAGTGGTGCTTACCCAGTTCCGGTTTGTTGAGTCTCTTCCTCAACATCAGGCACGAGTTGTTTGCCTGGACTGTGATTGGGAAGAAATTTCTCAATACAGCGAGGAAAACCCTATCAACAAGGTAACGCCCGATAATCTAGTCTACGTTATCTACACTTCAGGGTCTACAGGGCAGCCAAAAGGAGTTTTGATTGAGCATCAAGCATTAGTCAACCACAGCGTCTCTATTGCCAAGCACTATGATTTGCAGGTAACAGATAGGGTTCTACAGTTTGCTTCCATTAGCTTTGATGTAGCAGCCGAAGAGTTATTCCCAACTTGGATTAGTGGGGGTACTGTCGTTCTCCGACCTGGTTCAACTCCTCCAACTATTGCAGAGTTTCAAGAATTAATAAACCGGGAAAAGCTGACTGTTCTTAACCTACCTGCCTCTTACTGGCAGGAATGGGTATCTGTTCTGGAAAATTCAGAGATTCAATTACCTTCTTCGTTGCGATTAGTTGTAGTTGGTAACGAAAAAGTTTTACCAGACAAATTGATAAATTGGCAGAAAATAGTCGGGAATCGCATCCGTTGGATCAATGCTTATGGATTGACTGAAACTACAATTACATCTACAATTTACGAACCTGATATCTGGAAAGAGAAAAACTCGGCTGATATTAAGACTGTACCAATAGGTCGTCCTATTTCTAACACGCAAATATATGTGCTAGACGCTCATCTACAGCCTGTTCCTATTGGCGTTCCAGGTGAGTTGCATATCGGTGGTGCTGGTTTGGCACGGGGATACCTCAACCGCCCTAATTTAACAGCCGAAAAATTTATCTCTAACCCCTTTAGTTCAAATTCAAAAGCCCGTCTTTACAAAACTGGCGACAAAGTTCGCTATTTACCAGATGGTAACATCGAATATCTCGGTCGCCTTGACAATCAAGTAAAAATTCGAGGCTTCCGCATCGAACTTGGAGAGATTGAGACAGTGCTGAATTCTCACCCCGCAGTACAAGAAGCGGTAGTCATACAGCGGGAGGATATACCCGAGCAAAAACGCCTCGTTGCTTACCTGGTAGCCAAACAACGAAACAAAGACTCAGGAAATTTATCCGTTCAAAACATACGCGCTTTCATCTCAAGTTATTTACCCGACTACATGATTCCTAGCGCCTTCGTCACCATACCAGCTTTGCCATTAACACCTAATGGTAAAGTAGATCGTCGCCAGCTACCAGTACCTACAGAAAATCCGAGCGGGATGATAGAGCTTAAGAGCGCTCCTTCTAGTCCTACGGAAATTCTGGTATCCCAGATTTGGGCAGAATTACTTGGTTTAAAGCAAGTAGGAGTTAACAATAACTTCTTTGAACTTGGTGGAAATTCTTTATTAGTTATTCGGTTGCTGTCTCAGTTACATCAAGTCTGTGGTGTAGATATACCAATACATCGCTTGTTTGAATTTCCGACTGTGGCTGGTATTGCCCAACTTATTGACAAGATTCGCCTGGTAGGAACAATAGATAATCTAGCAGAAAATATTCTCGATTTAAGTGCTGAAGCCGTTCTGGAAGAGGAAATTCGACCTCAATCGCTAACTTTTAATGAGGTGAGCGAACCCAAATGTATTTTCCTAACCGATGCAATAGGATTCGTGGGAAGTTATTTACTCTATGAATTACTTCAGCAGACGACGGCTGATATATATTGTTTGGTCAATGCCTCTAATTCGGATGAAGCCAAAAACAGGTTGCAAACTCAACTTGAATTTTACTCTCTTTGGCAGTCAAGCTTCAGTTCGAGAATTCTTCCTGTGATTGGAAATTTATCTCAACCCCTTTTAGGCATTACCACTGCGGAATTTGAAAATTTAGCTAATCAGATTGATGTCATCTATCACAGTGGAGAATGCAATAATGTTATCTATCCCTATGCAGCATTAAAAGCAGTTAATGTTACGGCAACTCAAGAAGTTCTCAGGTTAGCTAGCCAAATCAAAATCAAGCCCGTACATTTTATTTCTACTCTTGGCGTATTTTATTCACCTCACTATTTTCAACGTCAGCTAATTGCTGAATCAGACCCTCTCGATTGTAGCCAAGGCTTGACTAGCGGCTATGGTCAAAGCAAATGGGTAGCAGAAAAACTAATGATGATGGCTCGTGAAAGAGGACTTCCTGTGTGTATATATAGGCTAGGTCGTTTCGCTGGACACAGCCAAACAGGTGCCGTCGCTACAGATGATTGGCTGTTTAGGATGATTAAAGGGTGTATCCAACTTGGTATGTTCCCTGAGTCAGAAATGATGATAGAAATGATTCCTATAGACTATGCAAGCAAAGCTATTGTTTGCATATCACAAGCAAAATCATCGTTGGAAAAGGCTTTTCATATCACCAATCATCATCAGATATCTTGGGAATATCTAACTAACTGGATTCAAAAATTTGGTTATCCCGTTCGACAAGTTTCATTTGAAAAGTGGCACGAAGAACTCATTTCCCATCTAAATTATTTCCCTGAAAATGCTCTTCATTCTCTATTAACCATATTTTCTAAAGAATCAGATTCTCAAAAAATTGAATTTAAATTTGACAACCAAAATACCTTAAAAGCTTTGTCTGGAACTGAAATTTGTTGCCCGCCCCTGAATGCAGAGTTACTCAATATCTATTTTTCTTATTTCCTGAAAATAGGGTTTTTGAGTACGCCAGAGCCAACTACCCTTGTATAA
- a CDS encoding MFS transporter, which translates to MRVFLIVWFGQLISLIGSGLTSFALGVWVYQRTGSVTQFSLILLFAMLPTVLVSPVAGAVVDRWNRRWCMIVSDSGAGVTTVAIALLLATGSLQIWHLYVAVGLSSVCKAFQLPAYTASTSLLVPKKDLPRATGMVQSAQACAQLISPLLAGVLLGLVQLTGVILIDLATFLFALITLLLVRFPDAKTVAPPKEEKSSLWREVIEGWTYIIVRPGLLMLMILFALDNFVGGLVEVLLTPLVLSFASVTVLGTIQSIGGMGMLLGSLAISIWGGPKPLIRGVFIFDLLSHLCILAFGLRTDAALFAVANFIFFFSLPLVNGWCDAIFLRKVAPDIQGRFFATINMICYSCIPLAYLVAGPLVERIFEPLMAANGLLAGSIGQIIGVGPGRGIGLLFITMEIPVLLITIAAYRYPRLRFVEDELPDAIE; encoded by the coding sequence ATGCGCGTTTTTCTTATAGTCTGGTTCGGACAACTAATATCCCTAATTGGGTCGGGTCTGACTAGCTTTGCTCTGGGAGTTTGGGTGTATCAACGTACAGGTTCAGTCACCCAATTCTCTCTGATTTTGTTATTTGCTATGCTGCCCACTGTCTTGGTTTCTCCGGTAGCTGGTGCAGTAGTTGACCGCTGGAATCGACGCTGGTGTATGATTGTGTCTGACTCTGGGGCGGGGGTAACTACGGTGGCGATCGCTCTATTACTCGCCACTGGCAGCCTTCAAATTTGGCACCTTTATGTAGCTGTTGGCCTTAGTTCTGTCTGCAAAGCCTTTCAGTTGCCCGCTTACACTGCTTCAACCTCTTTATTAGTACCGAAAAAAGACTTACCTCGCGCCACTGGCATGGTTCAGTCAGCACAAGCGTGCGCCCAACTAATCTCCCCCCTGTTGGCAGGAGTTTTGCTTGGACTTGTCCAGCTTACAGGTGTCATTTTAATTGACTTAGCTACCTTCTTATTTGCTCTTATTACTCTGTTACTCGTTCGTTTTCCTGATGCTAAAACTGTTGCACCTCCAAAAGAGGAGAAAAGTTCTCTGTGGCGCGAGGTAATTGAAGGCTGGACTTACATTATCGTTCGACCCGGACTTTTAATGCTGATGATTTTATTCGCGTTAGACAATTTTGTTGGAGGACTGGTTGAAGTTTTACTCACTCCCTTGGTACTTTCTTTTGCTTCAGTTACCGTTCTAGGAACCATTCAATCTATCGGTGGTATGGGGATGTTGTTAGGCAGTCTGGCTATCAGTATTTGGGGGGGACCGAAACCTTTAATTCGGGGGGTATTTATTTTCGATCTTCTTTCTCATCTGTGCATTCTCGCATTCGGTTTACGCACAGATGCTGCACTTTTCGCAGTTGCCAATTTTATCTTTTTCTTCAGCTTACCGCTTGTCAATGGCTGGTGCGATGCTATCTTCCTCCGAAAAGTAGCTCCTGATATTCAAGGTCGGTTTTTTGCCACAATCAACATGATTTGTTACTCCTGTATCCCTCTTGCCTATCTTGTGGCTGGCCCTTTAGTCGAACGAATTTTTGAACCTTTAATGGCGGCTAATGGTTTATTAGCAGGAAGCATCGGACAAATCATTGGTGTTGGGCCAGGTCGGGGTATTGGTCTGTTATTTATTACAATGGAAATTCCTGTTTTACTAATCACTATTGCCGCGTATCGATATCCTCGCTTGCGGTTTGTGGAAGATGAACTGCCTGATGCGATCGAGTAG